From the bacterium genome, one window contains:
- a CDS encoding PAS domain-containing protein: MNYLLLITENKTIAVSLKAIFKGDYFIEDITPEYALKVISERRPCIILLDSQFNKVNSLELLTELLSYDPTLTIVKLVPSFDKVAKQSLELGAFEVLEKPFDTERIKHIIKRAMERERFIEAKEKDIKRKEKREQLKEEMSSEPERETFFQSFLEIVAENFSDIDRTGLEVLKIIKKRFQISRMLILLKKGTSFVPSVSLGMGDVFTGLELKQNHPFILWFLNKNRILNFESENEIPFECKSFMNTINCRFAFPLKTLKGELIGVFFAGDKVTGDEVTSKDISSLSMIMDYLSTVFENAFLYKEICFRKEYQEAIFYNIPTGIIAVDKKGKIVVFNPYAEEIFRIKFEEVKNEPIEKVGSQIADFIRRALNTGETFNRVEIEYIPTRVILGLSINILKEADGGVNGAVAIFQNLTVIKEMEKKEREAERDRYWSLLASRLSHELKNPLVAIKTFAQMLPAKYDDEEFRIKFSEVVQTEVQRINEIIERINKIADKMELKTVSVDVVELFKKCVDEMKRKDGIRFSFSGDEKVFIPADEDKIKEAVNYIMDFIYDDTGGDGAVFINFKKDGENIEIDIIEKGGKINLQNGDEIFLPFSPSVRSNVSIGIMLSRKIFESHGGCFRCNLHPAGKNFIITLPINIPARERNLVL; encoded by the coding sequence ATGAATTATTTGCTTCTTATAACAGAAAATAAAACAATAGCAGTATCTCTGAAAGCGATATTTAAAGGGGATTATTTTATAGAGGATATTACACCAGAGTATGCATTAAAGGTTATATCAGAAAGAAGACCATGTATTATTCTACTTGATTCTCAGTTTAACAAGGTAAACTCTCTGGAACTCCTTACGGAATTACTTTCCTATGACCCTACACTTACAATAGTGAAACTCGTTCCGTCTTTCGATAAAGTTGCTAAACAATCTCTTGAATTAGGTGCTTTTGAAGTATTAGAAAAGCCATTTGATACCGAGAGGATAAAACACATCATAAAAAGGGCAATGGAAAGAGAAAGGTTTATAGAAGCAAAGGAAAAGGATATAAAAAGAAAAGAAAAACGAGAACAACTGAAAGAAGAGATGTCTTCTGAACCGGAAAGAGAGACATTCTTTCAGTCGTTTCTGGAGATAGTGGCTGAGAATTTCTCGGATATTGACAGGACAGGTTTAGAGGTACTTAAAATAATAAAAAAGAGATTTCAGATTAGCAGAATGCTTATTCTTCTAAAGAAAGGAACATCTTTTGTTCCATCAGTGTCTCTCGGAATGGGAGATGTTTTTACAGGGTTAGAACTCAAACAGAACCATCCATTTATACTCTGGTTTCTCAATAAAAATCGTATTCTCAATTTTGAATCTGAAAACGAGATACCTTTTGAGTGTAAGAGTTTTATGAATACCATTAACTGCCGGTTTGCTTTTCCATTAAAGACATTGAAGGGAGAACTTATAGGTGTCTTTTTTGCTGGAGATAAAGTAACCGGAGATGAAGTAACTTCTAAAGATATAAGCTCTTTAAGTATGATAATGGATTATCTGAGCACGGTTTTTGAAAATGCCTTTTTATATAAAGAGATATGTTTCCGTAAGGAATATCAGGAAGCGATATTTTATAACATTCCCACAGGTATTATTGCTGTTGATAAAAAGGGAAAGATAGTTGTGTTTAACCCATACGCAGAGGAGATTTTCAGGATAAAATTTGAAGAGGTGAAGAACGAACCGATAGAAAAAGTTGGTTCTCAGATAGCGGACTTTATAAGAAGGGCATTGAATACAGGGGAGACGTTTAACAGGGTGGAGATTGAATATATACCTACAAGGGTTATATTAGGATTAAGTATAAACATTCTGAAAGAAGCAGATGGAGGTGTCAACGGAGCGGTTGCCATATTCCAAAATCTTACTGTTATTAAGGAGATGGAAAAGAAGGAGAGAGAAGCAGAGAGAGATAGATACTGGAGTTTGCTCGCTTCACGGTTATCCCATGAACTTAAAAATCCACTTGTTGCAATCAAGACATTCGCTCAGATGTTACCTGCAAAATATGATGATGAGGAATTCAGAATTAAGTTTTCAGAAGTAGTGCAAACTGAGGTCCAAAGGATAAATGAAATAATAGAAAGGATAAATAAGATAGCAGATAAGATGGAACTCAAAACAGTTTCTGTGGATGTTGTAGAACTTTTTAAGAAATGTGTGGATGAGATGAAAAGAAAGGATGGTATAAGATTCAGTTTTTCCGGTGATGAGAAGGTTTTTATTCCGGCAGATGAGGATAAAATAAAAGAAGCAGTGAATTATATTATGGATTTTATATATGATGATACAGGGGGAGATGGGGCTGTATTTATTAACTTTAAGAAAGATGGGGAAAATATAGAGATAGATATAATAGAAAAGGGTGGTAAAATAAATCTACAGAATGGAGATGAAATTTTTCTTCCTTTCAGTCCCTCGGTAAGAAGTAATGTTTCAATAGGCATTATGCTTTCAAGAAAGATATTTGAATCCCATGGTGGATGTTTTAGATGTAACCTGCATCCTGCAGGAAAGAATTTTATAATTACCCTTCCCATTAATATTCCTGCAAGAGAGAGGAATTTGGTTCTATAA
- a CDS encoding beta-ketoacyl-[acyl-carrier-protein] synthase family protein produces the protein MGKRRVVITGIGVIAPNGIGKDDFWYALKTGRCGIKNISFFDTTDFPVKIAGEVRGFIPEEFVEKKKARKMARFSQFAVACSKMALEDAKIISKNCSGRKIGIVMGVASTDIRTVEHQCKGLYLKGKERVQAFASAVGLPNAPAGAIAEVCGINNCNLTVSTGCAAGLDALGVAYQLIKEGSINIALSGGSDSPVTPVMLACLEAAGMVTKSMDPVKASRPFDRYRDGGVLSEGAAVVIMEELESALSRGANIYGEIVGYGQSIESKEEMMGAGLKRAIEKCFSEADISPDKVSYISAHGPSDRILDLCETNVLKDVFGSYIYRIPVSSIKGHIGNPYSAAGVMQVISVLMGMKEDVVVPTINYEFPDPDCDLDYVPNYPRQNEINIALVNSHGLGGSSSSLLIRKVI, from the coding sequence ATGGGTAAACGAAGAGTTGTAATAACGGGTATAGGTGTGATTGCTCCGAACGGAATTGGGAAGGATGATTTCTGGTATGCATTAAAGACAGGAAGGTGTGGCATAAAAAATATAAGTTTTTTTGATACAACAGATTTTCCTGTAAAAATTGCTGGAGAAGTGAGGGGTTTTATTCCAGAGGAGTTTGTGGAAAAGAAAAAGGCGAGAAAGATGGCAAGGTTTTCCCAGTTTGCAGTTGCCTGTTCAAAAATGGCTCTGGAGGATGCAAAGATAATTTCTAAAAATTGTTCAGGGCGTAAAATTGGTATAGTTATGGGTGTTGCAAGTACGGATATAAGAACAGTAGAACATCAATGTAAAGGACTTTATTTAAAAGGTAAAGAGAGAGTCCAAGCATTTGCTTCTGCTGTTGGATTACCAAATGCACCAGCAGGTGCAATAGCGGAAGTTTGTGGTATCAATAATTGTAATCTTACTGTTTCTACAGGTTGTGCTGCAGGTCTTGATGCTTTAGGTGTAGCATATCAATTAATAAAAGAAGGGAGTATAAATATTGCTTTATCAGGAGGTTCTGATAGTCCTGTCACTCCTGTTATGCTTGCTTGTTTAGAAGCCGCTGGAATGGTTACAAAAAGTATGGATCCTGTTAAGGCAAGTCGTCCTTTTGATAGATATAGGGATGGAGGAGTCCTTTCTGAAGGGGCAGCAGTTGTTATTATGGAAGAGTTGGAGAGTGCTTTATCAAGAGGTGCTAATATCTATGGAGAAATTGTAGGGTATGGGCAGAGTATAGAAAGTAAGGAGGAGATGATGGGAGCAGGTCTAAAGAGAGCGATAGAAAAATGTTTTTCTGAGGCAGATATCAGTCCTGATAAGGTGAGTTACATTTCTGCTCATGGCCCTTCTGATAGGATTTTAGACCTTTGTGAGACAAACGTGTTAAAAGATGTATTTGGTTCTTACATATACAGGATTCCTGTAAGTTCAATCAAAGGACATATAGGCAATCCTTATTCTGCAGCAGGTGTGATGCAGGTGATATCTGTGTTAATGGGTATGAAGGAGGATGTTGTGGTTCCGACAATAAACTATGAATTTCCAGACCCTGATTGTGACCTTGACTATGTTCCTAACTATCCGAGACAGAATGAGATAAATATTGCTCTGGTTAATTCGCATGGACTAGGGGGTAGTAGTTCATCACTTTTAATAAGGAAAGTTATATGA
- a CDS encoding EF-Tu/IF-2/RF-3 family GTPase, producing the protein MKEIEIGRVSHYFNHIQVAAMKVENGELKKGDKVHIKGHSEDFYQEINSIQKEHQDVEIAKAGDDIGFKVAQKVHVGDIVYRVVEE; encoded by the coding sequence ATGAAAGAGATTGAGATAGGAAGAGTTTCACACTATTTTAACCATATACAGGTTGCAGCAATGAAGGTGGAAAATGGAGAACTTAAAAAAGGCGATAAGGTACATATAAAAGGACACAGTGAGGATTTTTATCAGGAGATTAATTCAATACAGAAAGAACATCAAGATGTTGAAATAGCAAAAGCAGGGGATGATATAGGATTTAAGGTAGCACAGAAGGTTCATGTAGGAGATATTGTGTACAGAGTAGTGGAAGAGTAG
- a CDS encoding response regulator, whose translation MDKKKVLIVDDEPEIGHLCREFLEGEGYAISFYQGISEALRQLENERFDVILLDIQMPEMDGFTAIDKIREKNIPVIIITAFGTVENAVRALRSGASDFLVKPFSLEELSYAIKRNIEKNDGELEIFRLKMIKTILELNRIIVSLTELDLLLDKIINIVNNIYQPELAAIYIAGEEGENFILRKYIPVKKKFPEQLSISYRYDQVRDIFSEKKVRIEKEKNYMITIPFTGTKKEIGFMYIEIPATKEISEEEVKFLEIFALQVGIGIENAILFDMVRNSYINSIKSLVNSLEAKDAYTKGHSEQVAYYSLLIGKQMGLSNHNLEILKNASYLHDLGKLGIKDSILLKPGPLNEEERDIIKQHPSMTVKILEPLGLKKEEISACFHHHEKVNGNGYPEGLQGEEIPLLARIIAVADAYSAMVSERPYRKAMTEEEAIAELRRYVDIQFDRDVVETFIKILKEEVKGDERD comes from the coding sequence ATGGATAAAAAGAAGGTACTTATAGTTGATGATGAACCAGAAATAGGACATCTCTGTAGGGAGTTTTTAGAAGGAGAAGGATATGCGATTTCTTTCTATCAGGGGATAAGTGAAGCGTTGAGGCAATTAGAAAATGAAAGATTTGATGTTATATTACTTGATATCCAGATGCCAGAGATGGATGGTTTTACAGCCATTGATAAAATAAGGGAAAAAAATATACCTGTGATTATAATCACCGCTTTTGGAACGGTTGAGAATGCAGTAAGAGCATTGAGGTCTGGTGCTTCTGATTTTCTTGTAAAGCCATTTTCTCTTGAAGAACTTTCCTATGCTATTAAGAGAAATATTGAGAAGAATGATGGTGAATTGGAAATTTTTAGGTTGAAGATGATAAAAACGATATTAGAATTAAATCGTATAATTGTTTCTCTAACAGAACTTGATTTACTGCTTGATAAAATCATCAATATTGTTAACAATATATATCAACCCGAACTCGCTGCTATATATATTGCTGGAGAGGAAGGGGAAAACTTTATTTTAAGGAAATATATTCCTGTGAAGAAGAAATTTCCTGAACAACTTTCTATAAGTTATAGATATGACCAAGTTAGAGATATTTTTAGTGAAAAGAAGGTAAGGATTGAGAAAGAAAAAAATTACATGATAACAATTCCTTTTACAGGAACAAAAAAAGAGATAGGATTTATGTATATAGAAATTCCAGCAACAAAAGAGATATCAGAAGAAGAAGTGAAATTTTTAGAGATTTTTGCACTCCAGGTCGGTATAGGTATAGAAAATGCCATCCTGTTTGATATGGTAAGAAATTCTTATATTAATTCTATAAAATCACTGGTTAATTCTCTTGAGGCAAAGGATGCATATACAAAAGGACATTCAGAACAGGTTGCTTACTATTCATTGCTTATAGGAAAGCAGATGGGACTCAGCAACCATAATCTTGAAATATTAAAAAATGCTTCTTATCTACATGACCTTGGGAAATTAGGAATAAAGGACTCTATCCTTCTTAAACCCGGACCACTGAATGAAGAAGAACGTGATATTATAAAACAGCATCCATCAATGACTGTCAAAATTTTAGAGCCACTCGGTCTTAAAAAAGAGGAGATTTCAGCATGTTTTCACCATCATGAAAAAGTTAACGGGAATGGTTATCCTGAGGGGTTGCAGGGAGAAGAAATTCCTTTACTTGCCAGAATTATTGCTGTAGCGGATGCTTATAGTGCTATGGTTTCTGAAAGACCTTACAGGAAGGCAATGACAGAAGAAGAGGCAATTGCTGAATTGAGACGATATGTGGATATTCAGTTTGATAGAGATGTTGTAGAGACCTTCATCAAAATACTTAAAGAGGAGGTGAAGGGAGATGAAAGAGATTGA
- a CDS encoding ATP-binding protein, which yields MSVITIILIFTLLLNAMIMYLVYKSNPKRLPNKTFVLACANVWLWIACFLFIVNASSVKSIESWVKVAFALGSFIPFTFLIFVDSIVGNKKFRRKEYLMVMFFSIAEFFLSFSPNLFTGFKKPASPMQMIPEATYGWPYLLWYSLFFLAIIFDFIILSRSMKNEKGLKKAELQYILFGWFFAAIFIVFSMVIFPIIFKTSFLVQFTPISVLIMNGFIGYGIARYKIMDVSVLMQKVLSYSFLILSIFLLYNLSLFSLRWFLLPRLPEASILPDTLALLLIVFIFEPARKRISNFVNFKIFNLEYSPEDILRGLEKVLYTVGDIRIFLERCLKVVLESTGIKEGKIFFIPVEGHSKNFVISISLQGQITSDIDIYPEKIEQVMRIKAIPLIKGELERKIPEETTTAIIEEMREINAEIVLPLLSDDKLLGILCFGEKVSGKFFSPEDEEVFSRLSYYLSLKMQNFLFYQEIERERIYQETLLENLPIGVIGTDASGYINIVNREAENITGLNKKDIERRYFSEVLPEEIRKILTYSIQNKKDVRYLHFKMKKEGRDISLNANASLFYDKDGGLLGAQIIFSDVTHLEELEEGIKRAERLASLGVMATGIAHEIKNPLVSIKTFAQLLQEKYNDSDFREQFSSLAIKEVDRINALVEDILMFAKPRGIVWVDVDIKELIRATKVLLTPQFPDKKIEIKEDLCDEPVVIKGDADRLKQALLNLCINSAQAIDKEGTINIKVSKGYEIVRIEIKDDGCGIKEDILSKIFEPFFTTKTQGTGLGLSIVARIIDEHNGNIKIESMEGKGTTVCITLPVRQKENEGDELFASYNRK from the coding sequence ATGAGTGTTATAACAATAATTTTAATTTTTACTCTATTACTCAATGCTATGATTATGTATCTTGTATATAAGAGCAATCCAAAAAGATTGCCAAATAAAACTTTTGTTTTAGCGTGTGCAAATGTATGGCTATGGATTGCTTGTTTTTTATTTATTGTTAATGCTTCTTCAGTAAAATCTATAGAATCATGGGTGAAAGTTGCTTTTGCTTTGGGTAGTTTTATCCCTTTTACTTTTTTGATTTTTGTTGATTCTATAGTTGGTAATAAGAAATTTAGAAGAAAAGAATATTTAATGGTTATGTTTTTTTCAATAGCCGAATTTTTTCTTTCTTTTTCACCAAATCTTTTTACTGGTTTTAAAAAACCAGCAAGTCCAATGCAAATGATTCCTGAAGCTACATATGGATGGCCATATCTTTTATGGTATTCCTTATTTTTCCTTGCTATAATATTTGACTTTATTATTTTGTCAAGAAGTATGAAAAACGAAAAAGGACTTAAGAAGGCAGAATTGCAGTATATATTATTTGGATGGTTCTTTGCTGCGATTTTTATTGTCTTTTCTATGGTTATTTTCCCTATAATTTTTAAAACATCTTTTTTAGTCCAGTTTACTCCTATATCAGTATTAATAATGAATGGTTTTATTGGTTATGGGATAGCAAGATACAAGATAATGGATGTTTCTGTACTGATGCAAAAAGTCCTTTCTTATTCTTTCCTTATCCTTTCTATCTTCTTGCTTTATAATCTCTCTCTTTTCTCTTTAAGATGGTTTTTACTTCCTCGTCTTCCAGAAGCATCTATTCTGCCTGATACACTTGCACTTCTTCTTATTGTTTTTATCTTTGAACCTGCAAGAAAGAGAATAAGCAATTTTGTCAATTTTAAAATTTTTAACCTTGAATATTCACCAGAGGATATCCTTAGAGGATTGGAAAAGGTTCTTTATACAGTGGGAGATATAAGAATATTTCTTGAAAGGTGTTTGAAGGTAGTTCTTGAAAGCACAGGCATAAAAGAAGGGAAGATATTTTTTATTCCTGTAGAAGGGCACAGTAAAAATTTTGTTATTTCTATATCTTTACAGGGACAAATCACATCTGATATAGATATATATCCTGAAAAAATTGAACAGGTGATGAGGATAAAAGCAATTCCACTTATAAAGGGAGAACTGGAACGGAAAATTCCAGAAGAGACAACTACTGCCATTATAGAAGAGATGAGAGAAATAAATGCAGAGATAGTGCTGCCTCTTTTAAGTGATGATAAACTTTTAGGAATTTTGTGTTTTGGGGAGAAGGTTTCAGGTAAATTTTTTTCTCCTGAGGATGAAGAGGTTTTTTCTCGTCTATCATATTATCTCTCATTAAAAATGCAAAACTTTCTTTTCTATCAAGAGATTGAGAGAGAAAGGATATATCAGGAGACACTTCTTGAAAATCTCCCTATAGGAGTTATAGGGACAGATGCAAGTGGTTATATCAATATCGTAAATAGAGAGGCAGAAAATATTACAGGACTTAATAAAAAAGATATTGAGAGAAGATATTTCAGTGAGGTACTACCAGAAGAGATAAGAAAAATTCTTACTTATTCTATACAGAATAAAAAAGATGTAAGGTATCTACACTTTAAAATGAAGAAAGAAGGCAGGGATATATCTTTAAATGCTAATGCTTCTTTATTCTATGATAAAGATGGAGGACTTTTAGGTGCACAGATAATATTTTCAGATGTCACACACTTGGAAGAATTGGAAGAGGGGATAAAAAGGGCAGAACGACTTGCATCTTTAGGTGTTATGGCAACAGGTATTGCCCACGAGATTAAAAATCCACTTGTCTCTATAAAAACCTTTGCACAACTTCTTCAGGAGAAGTATAATGATAGTGATTTTCGGGAACAATTTTCTTCTCTTGCTATAAAGGAAGTGGACAGGATAAATGCACTGGTAGAAGACATCCTGATGTTTGCAAAACCGAGAGGTATTGTATGGGTAGATGTTGATATAAAGGAGTTAATAAGAGCAACGAAGGTTCTGCTTACTCCACAGTTCCCCGACAAAAAGATTGAGATAAAAGAGGACCTTTGTGATGAACCGGTTGTTATAAAGGGAGATGCTGATAGACTCAAACAGGCATTGCTCAATTTATGTATTAACAGTGCCCAGGCGATAGATAAAGAAGGAACTATAAATATCAAGGTTAGTAAAGGATATGAAATAGTAAGGATAGAAATAAAAGATGATGGTTGTGGAATAAAAGAAGATATATTGAGTAAAATATTTGAACCATTTTTTACAACAAAGACACAAGGGACAGGTCTTGGACTTTCAATTGTAGCGAGGATAATAGATGAACATAACGGAAATATCAAGATAGAAAGTATGGAAGGAAAAGGAACGACAGTATGTATCACTTTACCTGTTAGACAGAAGGAGAATGAAGGGGATGAATTATTTGCTTCTTATAACAGAAAATAA